The DNA window ttactgaccctctctcaccatctccatctgctggtgtccctgcctcattgcagttactgtccctctctcaccatctccatctgttggtttccctgcctcactgcagttactgcccctcgcaacacatcacaatcactgcgatttgcagctttgtccactggccgcGTTTGTTGACatagcaaccactaggtggcgctgtactggcacatgcgcaaacgtacactattTCAGTtcaacgtcagggtctgcccaccctcaggcagctgccaggacgaaagatggcgccggtcaaataatcacagaggcgggtggagggtgggaggtggagctgggggtctggcgggggaggagggggaatgggatttagttccagtgtttgaaacccttcagctctttctatgatttcactaatttaacaatgagattgagagggtatttcacccccttcttcagctcctgtctgaatttagtctgggtcacaatgtaaatacatgtgttggtgcaggaactgagaatctgcagcatctttgatgtttgttctgtgataaagagagggtcagtgtcggaggaataataataaatatctacaATTCTCCTATAAATGTTATACACTACCCTTGTCACCcaaaacaggataaaactgccggatatactgaagagtaaaataattgatttcctgcgattctccatctctgggtccttgtgattctctgcattgctgtggcgccggaatcccctgcggactttactggagaataaaatccgtctgacagtcagaacattgagcagcaaaatcagaaagaccgggacacaaggggttaaaatgcggtcaaacaattcaaatgccccccatatgggggaagtgaagaagctcagtttagtaacacaacccatgggaacattatcaataatgtattgtttttccgctgtaaagtaccaggggagagactctaaacagcccagcacactcactgttcccacaaccacagacgcccttttctcgctgcaatattttgttttcagcttctcacaacaaatggccacaaatcgatcaaaggtgaaagtgactgtgagccagacagaaacaactgtggatgcagaaagcagaacggtaatgagagaacacacaggagtaattctcaggaatgaatatgggaaataaattaaaacaatccagtacaatatgggattagtgataacgaccaggagatcaga is part of the Heterodontus francisci isolate sHetFra1 unplaced genomic scaffold, sHetFra1.hap1 HAP1_SCAFFOLD_166, whole genome shotgun sequence genome and encodes:
- the LOC137362112 gene encoding probable G-protein coupled receptor 139, with the protein product YPVMHQIEDIYYPVIAAIGVAVNLVAIVILSRGKCGLSKCITVHLVGMAVSDLLVVITNPILYWIVLIYFPYSFLRITPVCSLITVLLSASTVVSVWLTVTFTFDRFVAICCEKLKTKYCSEKRASVVVGTVSVLGCLESLPWYFTAEKQYIIDNVPMGCVTKLSFFTSPIWGAFELFDRILTPCVPVFLILLLNVLTVRRILFSSKVRRGFRRHSNAENHKDPEMENRRKSIILLFSISGSFILFWVTRVVYNIYRRIVDIYYYSSDTDPLFITEQTSKMLQILSSCTNTCIYIVTQTKFRQELKKGVKYPLNLDVDAGGFNDGIMLWMPRGGAWLPDLKPMGPGDMCRVRVGMGLSSQSSIRAPGSTVLFVGTCCGQWLLRFLLSNSDDNSQRHSLGGKWNSLLPERHNVWNKADHNNLFDINFITTVESGRVGCGPVMPWSGFNFKPDLAFTANILAVVVKT